The following are encoded in a window of Rosa chinensis cultivar Old Blush chromosome 4, RchiOBHm-V2, whole genome shotgun sequence genomic DNA:
- the LOC112198387 gene encoding probable 2-oxoglutarate-dependent dioxygenase AOP1, producing MCSDCQYQIPTIDFSINSLEIDRGTEEWYSLCKRVREACENNGFFEIVYDKIPLQLRAETFSMIRQLFSLPLETKKNYFSSRPYGGYHGQNPKLPLFESFGLEDPSNYESLRSFTQLMWPNGHDKFCNTVISMVKKLDDLKHMIEVMILDSYGLGEKSKSIMASMTLLRIMKYSPPPSGESMQGLHAHTDKALSTILCDDQVSGLEIETKDGQWIKLSFSPTSLVFVVGDLLMAWSNGRMHPAKHRVMMSGEKERYSLGQFVDPVEGTIIKATKELVDEEHPRILEDFDYTKFSKFFFSEEGKAVDTEMQIFAFAGIS from the exons ATGTGTTCTGATTGTCAATACCAGATTCCTACCATAgatttctcaatcaattcacTGGAAATAGACCGAGGAACCGAAGAGTGGTACAGTTTGTGCAAGAGAGTTAGAGAGGCTTGTGAAAACAATGGTTTCTTTGAAATAGTTTATGATAAGATACCTCTGCAGTTAAGAGCAGAGACTTTCTCTATGATAAGGCAACTCTTCAGCCTTCCTCTGGAGACAAAGAAGAACTATTTTAGTTCAAGGCCTTATGGTGGTTACCATGGACAGAATCCGAAACTTCCCTTGTTTGAGAGCTTTGGCCTTGAAGATCCCTCCAACTATGAATCCCTCAGAAGCTTCACACAACTCATGTGGCCTAATGGCCATGACAAGTTTTG CAACACTGTAATTTCTATGGTGAAGAAGTTGGATGACCTGAAGCATATGATTGAAGTGATGATTCTTGATAGTTATGGTTTGGGAGAGAAGTCAAAATCGATCATGGCATCTATGACACTGCTAAGGATAATGAAATACAGCCCACCTCCTTCGGGGGAATCCATGCAGGGGCTCCATGCTCACACAGACAAAGCCCTTAGCACAATCCTTTGTGATGATCAAGTTTCAGGGCTGGAAATCGAAACAAAGGATGGACAATGGATCAAGCTTTCTTTCTCTCCTACCTCCTTGGTCTTTGTCGTTGGAGATCTCCTTATG GCCTGGAGTAATGGCAGAATGCATCCTGCAAAGCATCGAGTGATGATGAGTGGAGAGAAGGAACGATATTCTTTGGGACAATTTGTAGATCCAGTAGAAGGTACCATCATCAAAGCAACAAAGGAGCTAGTAGATGAAGAACATCCCCGTATTCTTGAGGACTTTGACTATACGAAATTTAGCAAGTTCTTCTTCTCAGAGGAAGGAAAGGCTGTCGACACAGAAATGCAGATTTTCGCATTTGCTGGGATTAGTTAG
- the LOC121052944 gene encoding uncharacterized protein LOC121052944, translating to MQLCEVERMSVVPDSLGDLAQQEEETVSIQVQRIGSEEVDEPVLIQVKKEGSKEVDEAETMSEVPNSLAEQQLEPVPIQVKKEGSDKMDEAERLQQSKPESVMYIFCNEEPLWLSLCLNTLNGPLEYKGLWKKTVLHLEKVSYGRDEARLAENH from the exons ATGCAGCTATGCGAGGTCGAAAGGATGAGTGTGGTTCCTGATAGCCTGGGGGATTTGGCGCAACAAGAAGAGGAAACTGTTTCGATCCAGGTACAGAGAATTGGATCTGAGGAGGTGGATGAACCTGTTTTGATCCAGGTCAAGAAGGAGGGATCTAAGGAGGTGGATGAGGCCGAAACGATGAGCGAGGTTCCGAATAGCCTCGCTGAACAACAACTTGAACCTGTTCCGATTCAGGTGAAGAAAGAAGGATCTGATAAGATGGATGAGGCCGAAAGGCTGCAACAGTCTAAGCCTGAGAG TGTGATGTATATATTTTGCAATGAAGAGCCACTCTGGTTGAGTTTATGCCTTAACACACTGAACGGTCCGCTCGAGTACAAAGGATTGTGGAAGAAGACGGTGCTGCATTT GGAGAAAGTGTCGTATGGACGGGACGAGGCTAGGCTTGCAGAAAACCACTGA
- the LOC112198212 gene encoding protein CMSS1, with protein sequence MGSGKERFKGKPLGPKTTKLKADSHSGINNKNKNKKQQRPNKNTQNENQIGTQNSEDGNNKLQPASPSAQLNSFLDKFQSANRLQLSSLELDSLTDKCIVDLSGSTDQDVENLGKHVKAAFGPSWKAELCDKRLLEGKVDPGSPAVLIISTSALRSIELLRGFRSLTKECHPVKLFSKHMKVDEQVSLLKDRVNIASGTPSRIKKLIDIEALGLSRLSVIVLDVHPDVKGYSLLTLPQVRDEFWDLYKTYFHQRLLQGSLRLSLYGPLISDNEFKGKKKRPNE encoded by the exons ATGGGGAGCGGGAAAGAAAGGTTCAAGGGTAAGCCGCTTGGCCCCAAAACAACTAAACTCAAAGCCGACTCCCACTCCGGCATcaacaacaagaacaagaacaagaagcagCAGCGGCCCAACAAGAATACCCAAAATGAAAACCAAATCGGAACTCAAAACAGCGAAGACGGCAATAACAAGCTACAACCGGCATCGCCGTCGGCACAACTCAACTCGTTCCTCGACAAGTTTCAATCGGCCAATCGTCTCCAGCTTTCTTCTCTCGAATTGGACTCCCTCACTG ATAAGTGTATTGTGGACCTGTCTGGAAGCACGGATCAAGATGTCGAAAACTTGGGGAAACATGTGAAGGCAGCTTTTGGTCCATCGTGGAAAGCCGAACTATGTGATAAGCGTCTCTTGGAAGGAAAAGTTGATCCAGGAAGTCCAGCAGTTCTTATTATTAGTACATCTGCCTTGAGATCAATAGAACTTCTAAG GGGCTTTCGGTCGCTGACTAAAGAATGCCATCCAGTGAAGCTGTTCTCAAAGCATATGAAGGTTGACGAACAG GTCTCCTTGTTAAAGGACCGTGTTAACATCGCTAGTGGTACACCAAGCAG GATAAAGAAGCTAATTGATATTGAGGCATTGGGACTTTCACGGTTATCAGTGATTGTGCTTGATGTGCACCCAGATGTAAAGGGCTATTCCCTGTTGACGCTTCCACAAGTCAG AGATGAATTTTGGGACTTGTACAAGACCTATTTTCACCAGCGATTACTCCAAGGTTCCTTGCGTCTCTCTCTCTATGGTCCATTAATATCTGATAACGAGTTcaagggaaaaaagaagagacCCAATGAATAG